Genomic DNA from Oscillatoria salina IIICB1:
GAATCATTTTAAAGCGGGCAATACTGAATGACGAGATTATCGCGGTGAACTACGGTTTCTGCACCTGCATAGCCTAAGAGATCGGGAATTTTTTCGGAGTGATGTCCTTGAATTTTCTCGATCTCTGTGCTACTGTAGTTCGCCAATCCGAGAGCAATTTCTACTCCTTGGCGATCGCATAATTGCACTGCTTCGTCAGGTTGAAAATGCCCTTCTACCTGAATAATACCCGCAGCCAATAACGATTTACCCCCTTGACAAATTGCCGCTACTGCCCCCTCATCTAAATAAAGTTTACCTTTAGCGATTAAACCGTGGGCTATCCAGCGCTTCCGAGCTTTATCGGTACGGGGTTGCGGTTCAAACTGAGTGCCGAGTTTCTCTCCCTGAAGTATTTTGTTAATATTCTGGGGATCTCGTCCTTGAGTAATTACCGTTCTCACCCCAGCACTGGTCGCTATCCGCGCGGCGGCTAATTTTGTCACCATTCCTCCCGTTCCCCACTGGGAACCACTTGACCCTGCTGTTACTTGTAATTTGGCTAATTGTTCTGCTTTCACTACAGTAATCGGTTCGGCATTGGGAACTGCACGAGGGTCTGCCGAATAAAGTCTGTCTACGTCTGTTAATAAAAATAACCAATCAGCTTCGATTAAACTTGCCACTCGCGCGCTGAGGGTATCATTATCACCAAATTTTAATTCCTCAACAGCAACGGTATCGTTTTCATTGACGATGGGAATTACACCTAGTTCTAGTAATTCCTGAAATGTATTGTAAGCATTGACGTAGCTACTACGCTCGATTAAGTCGCGACGAGTGAGCAAAACTTGAGCAATTGGCTGTTGTAGCGAGGTGAACAGGTCGTCATATACTCGCATTAACCTTCCTTGACCTACGGCTGCTACCGCTTGTTTCAATGCCATTTTACGGGGACGTTCTTTAAGGTGCAACCGCGCACAACCAACTCCGACTGCACCCGATGAAACTAAGACGACAGGGAAACCTTGTTGGCGCAAATAACTTAAGGTCTCAACCAGTGCTGCAATGGTCGAAAGCGCTAGCTGACCTGTGGTCGGTTGAGTCAGACAAGACGTACCAATTTTTACTACCAGAGTTTGTGGCATTTCTCACTATCCGCATTATTTGCATCAACAAGTTACCAAAGTTCGCCCTGCATTAAGTTTTTTAGCAATTTCTTGACATTTTTACTTTAATTTGCTAATAACCAATTTAATCTTAAATAACCAAAAAATGCAGCTATCGATAGCTTTAGAGCGCTACACCCACGATTGTGAGACAATAGCGCTCGGATTAAAGGATTTTTATTATATTTAGGGTCTTTATCTTAGCTGACCCCATTTGAACCATTATTAAGAATGCCAGAAATTTTTCTCCACTTTCTTTTTCCTAAGATTTTCTTTATATTTAGTTTTTTCAAGATTTTTCGACTTGTGTAAAATTTTGTTGTTTTCCTGAAATTGAGACTCCGAGTAACTCAGAAAACCAAACTTCAAAGTTACGCAAAGGGTGACTAGGTGAAGTGAGAGCAGGATCGACCATTGGTTCAACGAGAATAGTAAACATTCCCAGACGATTACCAGCGAGGACATCAGTAAAAAGGCGATCGCCAACCATTGCCACTTGTTCCACAGGTAAACTCATCGCCTGAGATGCCTGTCGAAGCTTTTTGCGAGAAGGCTTACCTGCACCCAAAAGATAAGGTAAGTCAAGAGATTTAGCAATTTTACTAATCCGATTTTGACTAATATTGTTACTTACCAACCACAGCTTTGCTACTTGTCTAATTTCTTCAACCCACTGCAACAGTTCCTCAGATACCTGTCTTTCTCGGATCGGTACTAAAGTTTCATCCACATCTAAAATGAGTCCTTTGAGTTGGTATTGCTGAAGCAATTCCGGAGTAATACTAATAATCGAACCTCCAAGAATCAAATCCGGCTGTAAATTTGCTGTCCAAGACATAGGTATTATTTTCAATTGCGAGGATTAAC
This window encodes:
- the proB gene encoding glutamate 5-kinase, yielding MPQTLVVKIGTSCLTQPTTGQLALSTIAALVETLSYLRQQGFPVVLVSSGAVGVGCARLHLKERPRKMALKQAVAAVGQGRLMRVYDDLFTSLQQPIAQVLLTRRDLIERSSYVNAYNTFQELLELGVIPIVNENDTVAVEELKFGDNDTLSARVASLIEADWLFLLTDVDRLYSADPRAVPNAEPITVVKAEQLAKLQVTAGSSGSQWGTGGMVTKLAAARIATSAGVRTVITQGRDPQNINKILQGEKLGTQFEPQPRTDKARKRWIAHGLIAKGKLYLDEGAVAAICQGGKSLLAAGIIQVEGHFQPDEAVQLCDRQGVEIALGLANYSSTEIEKIQGHHSEKIPDLLGYAGAETVVHRDNLVIQYCPL
- a CDS encoding YqeG family HAD IIIA-type phosphatase, yielding MSWTANLQPDLILGGSIISITPELLQQYQLKGLILDVDETLVPIRERQVSEELLQWVEEIRQVAKLWLVSNNISQNRISKIAKSLDLPYLLGAGKPSRKKLRQASQAMSLPVEQVAMVGDRLFTDVLAGNRLGMFTILVEPMVDPALTSPSHPLRNFEVWFSELLGVSISGKQQNFTQVEKS